Genomic DNA from Kluyveromyces lactis strain NRRL Y-1140 chromosome C complete sequence:
AGTTCTAAGAGTCTAGAAAGTCTATGGAGTAAAAATGTGAAATAGTCGTAATTGGTAACCATGTTGGGTCAACTAATGACTTATCTAACCCACGAAAAAAAGCCGTAGAAACTTGAGAAAAAATAACGGCCgccaaaagaaaaaaagaagacatgaaacccaagaaaaaagaaaaaaccGGATTGGCGATGGTGAATTAGAGAGGTTAGAAAACATTAATTTTCGATCAACGAAACGTATCTGCATTCCTGAAGAGGGTgcgaaaatgaaaaatcgTGTTTTTACCTAATATAGGAATTCCTAAATTAACTGAATCCAGTAGTAGTTAACCATAGATGCGAAAAATGTCAGAAAATTGTGAAACCTAGGAATGCATGAAACATTACCACTGTGGACGCGGCCgatatatgtatatataaacgGATAAACATGATCCAGGGTACAAAGGCCATGATTTGAATCATCAGAAACCAGGCATTGCCGAATAAAACAACCAACAGATCTGGGCCAATACTTATGATGAACGTACCTCAGATCAAGTCGATCTGGCTcgatgaagacgatgaaacagaaaaattaTATGGTTTACAAGCTCACCAGCTTCTGGATtctgacgatgatgatgaattggGCGTTGTAATGATCAATAGTGATAAACCTGTCTTAAGTAATAGGAAAAACATTAATCTTCCTCCATTGCCGCCAAATGCGTATGATAAACAATCtggaaagaaatctttcaagaagaagaagaacagcCTCTTAAAACtgtttcaaaataaatCAAGTAAAGAAGAACCTCCTAAGTTAAAAATTTCTGTCCCATTTGGATTTAATCACATCTCACATGCAGATTCTAAGGCAGGATTTGAAATGCCTACTGCAGATTCACCACCACCATCTAACAGTCACTTACAGGATATACCGGAAAATACCAAATTTCCGACAAACTCAACAATCAATTCCCCAACGCAAATGACTAAAGCTTTCGTAACAGATGCAATTCCATATGCTAAACACCATCTGGTTTCTAGAGGGTCATCTACAAAACGTTCTTCGGTTGGATCCAGTACGTACTCGAACCAAAGAGTGacatcaacttcaacaatggCTACCTCCTTGCTAAACGATTCGCATATGCGTTCCATTTCAAAATTAACTACCCTAGAGAAGACACATTTGAAGCATAAATATTCTCAATCAGATGCCAGTGAAGTAGATGTCGATTTCCTAAAAAACTATCAGTTCCCAACTTTGCTAGAAGAACAATCAATCCTCCAGGTATCAACACCTGAAACGGGAGACAAGAAAATAGACAAATTCCAATGGGAAACACCAGTAAATTCTGCGGATCTTTTAGAGACTATGCTTTTGGATGACTTGAAATCAGtaccaaaaaaatcaatTACACCAAAGCACtcattgaaaagaaactcTGATCCAATTCTGACACCAATTTTAAGGCCATCAGAATACTTAGACTCTCCAAGAACCAGAAGGTCAgttgatgatgttttatTATGCTATCTACAGCCTAGTGATGCTGGATCGTCATTGGATGAAAGCTCTAGTGAGTTTTCCTACGCtagaaattcaaacatttaCTATAAATCTATTCTATGATCTTCACCCGTGGCCAGGGCCATTCCATTCACTTTCACAATTGTTCTCAAGAAAATATACCCATCTTTCACTCGTTATTGCATTTACTGAAATCAGCTCTCTTTTTGATACAGATTAACCCTTCGTCGTTCATTTATTAATAATTAATCCCCAATCTGCATGTGTACAGATATACACTCATTGTACGTCTTTCAATTGGCGCCATCCAACGTTATTTTCGTTTCCAGTAAACTgttctttccaaattaGCAATTGTACAGatagttttcttttgtattaACTCTGATATAAGATCATTCCCATAGCAATTATAAAGTTCTTAAGCTGAATTTGACAGAGTCCCTAGTGCGTCAAGTAGACCATTAAGAGTACGTCGAAGTTCTAGTAGTTGATAAAGTACCGGCATCgaagctttgaaagataatTGACATTGTTTCAAAGAGCTTGGGATTGAAAGGGCACCTCCGAACATATATATAGGATCCTTCTTCACCTTTGCCAATagtttttctctttgttttctcttctttaaATTCTCATTGGTTGCTTCATCTTTCTCAGGAATGATTTCTTCGTCATTGGCAATATGCAACGGCTCTTCAGTCTCCGAAACAGAGTGCTTGTCATTAATGGAGATATACCTGTTTCCTGTATAAGTTTCGTCCCAGTAATCCTTACCATATGATCCTCGAAGTGTGTTCTTATTGTGATAATTCGCTCTGCTCAACTGATGGtaaccttcttcaaaactaGCTTGCAACTGCTCTAATAGAGAATCATAGGTTGCAAGATTCTTAACAATGAGTTGATATATGTCATCCTCCGTCATCATTGGTTTCCTAGCGTCTATTAATATCCAAATCGTGGCAGTTTCTTCTCATATTACGTATATTATTCAGTCATAAACGTTTTAAACCAAACTTTTGAAGTTGTCTGAAATATTTGTAACTTAATCATAGTCAATGATTTATATAAACGAATTCGAAGGTGAAAGAAAGTTAGCAATATTGCGACAAACCAGCTCCAGTAGAGGCAAGGAAGAGTGTACAAAAATGACCGATAGATTAACCCAGTTACAAATATGTTTGGACCAAATGATGGAACAATTTTGCGGTGCAGTAAATTATGTCGATAAGAACCATGGTTTTGAACCAAGTAACGATTCAGAAGAGCAGATGTCAGATCCTCAGGCCCACATTGTTGAGGAAaaggaatttgaaaagaacataGATGAATTGACAACAGACATCATACTTAAAACAAGGCAGATAATGGCTCTAATAGATTCTCTACCCGGAGTAGACGTATCTGCACAAGAGCAACTACATAGGATAGATTCACTacagaaacaattgatcaaaatggagaaggaaaagataGACGCGATAAAAAGGAAGGACGCTTTGCAAGAAAAAGTAAGAACACTTACCCAAGACTTTACGATTGGCATTAATGAATCGAAGACAGAAGCACGCTTAGTATAAGAAAGGAATcattttgaaatcttcGGTAGAAATTGGGTCACATGTTAACGTCAAATTGCGAGTAAGAATACTTTTACATAGTGTCTAATGTATCAAGTGGTATATAGTAGATATTTagcttcttttccttttcttcttctccgAAACGATGTCAGACAGATTGTCTGACATCGTTTATTTTTATAATGACACGCAACATCATCACTAAACATAGCATCCGCATGCCCCGTCATGCCACCACCGCTCGCTGTGATATTCTTGGTTCTATAACACAGAGAACTGTGAAAGAATGATCACCGCAAATAATAGAGAGGGCATATACTGGTTAACGGAAAGATTTCTGTGCAGGCTGTAAGTAAAAATGTATAAGTGCAGGATCCAACCTAAAAATGCCTCCAAGGTGACTTCTCTTTTCATTAATTGGTTTGCAGTGGTATTAAGTAAagtatcttcaaaaatattCCAAGATAACCAGGAATATGCTTCCATGAAAGTGTACACGCCCACAGATACCGTAGAAGTTATCCATAAGATTTTACCGATTTGGTTGTTATTGTCGAAAAGAATCGGCCAAGACAGGCAATCAGGTGGAGACATGCTCGTATTATCGATGTTTTGccttttgttcaatctGAATTGACCAACAACGTACTCAAAAGCCAATTTATAGAAAGGGTATTCAGGGGCCCATTTGTATTTCTCAACAACTCCAGCCTCAGGCGAGCTGACAAAGTCAATATAAAACAATGCTCTATTGACTCTGGCAGGATCGACACAGAGAACCTCTTGACGCCTGTCACCCCAATGCGgaattttgatttcatgTGAAAGCAACGAACAACGGCGAGCTGGATTCTTTAAAACAatgaattgtttgaaagGTCTCAAAACTTCTCTGAATGATGCTTTCCcttgaatttcaattttccaTAATTCATCTTGATCCCCTTGATAGTCACTGTCACCCGTTACTGATATTCTCTTATCATATTCTTTGTCTGATATTGGAGGTTTTTCCTCAGAAGCTCTCAATAATTGACCtgttttcttgtttctcAACTTCACCTTGTCCGTTTGTTTTACTAATGCGTTCGAACCTGTCTGTTCAGTGTTTCTTCCTTTATTAGATTCAATGATCCAAAAGTTAGCCTCATCATCTGGATCGTCAGAAACTGTTACCAATGTGTCGTTAGATTTAGGGTATGGTATTTCTAAGGCTGATAGATATCCGCCCAAAGAATTAACATGGCGAAGCCTAATTGAACTGCCGTAAATGATGGAAGATGGAATATCATTGTGCTGGCTCATCGAATAATGCTGGAAAGATGACGACATGTACGCTATTGAGTTTGACGATGTTGTGAAACCACCAATTAATGATGAGTAAGAGTACCATAAAGACATCAAGGGAATAACGACGAAGAACAATAACCTACAAAACATAATGGCAAAAAGTTGTCTGTTTTTAACATCCAAATCACCCACAACAATCCAAagtgatttcaaagaaactaTAATGAGCCATATCCAAGAGACCAACCCTATGAATTTCCCACTTATAACGAAAATCAATGACATCGAAACAAGTGTTATATTCATGTACCAATCGACGGAAAAGTCTTTGGAGGCCTGAAATTTCCTCCAATGTAAGATTAGCAACGTTAAGGCTAGCAAATGATAAGAGTCAAAGTTGAGCGTATAAATTAAATCTTGGAAACTTGATATCTGCGAGAACATTATCGTTACTAGGAAGCTAATCATTACTGACACGCTAGATTTCCTTAAAATACCGTATAACGTTACCAGGACGCTAGCCAAGACCACGTTATTTGCTGTTTTCCAGAACTCAATATTCAAAGAGTACATATCAGTAAGCTTCGCCAGCACCTCAATTAATGTTGGTACACTGGTTGCAATGAAAAACTTACCCTTTATTCTATCAGTAatttgattccaaatctCAAACTCACTAGTAGAAATATCGCCATATCTATCAGAATGAACCATTGAAAGATAACCAACTGTTAAAGCACTCAATGCCAGGTCCCAGACGAGGCTATCTTCATATGGTAGCGAATCACCTTTGATAAATGACTGGTAATCATGTTTGATATAGGCTTTAAATCTGCCTTTTCGAACTGGGTTTGTACTCATCGTTAATCTCTGACCAGGATTGATCTCTACCTAGCAACAGGATCCCGTGAAGTACACTAAAGATTGATATTGTTTCTAGCCAATGAAAACAAGCTTGTTTGGATCGAATGTGGTAAGCATCAGTTC
This window encodes:
- the GIC2 gene encoding Gic2p (weakly similar to uniprot|Q06648 Saccharomyces cerevisiae YDR309C GIC2 Protein of unknown function involved in initiation of budding and cellular polarization interacts with Cdc42p via the Cdc42/Rac- interactive binding (CRIB) domain), coding for MMNVPQIKSIWLDEDDETEKLYGLQAHQLLDSDDDDELGVVMINSDKPVLSNRKNINLPPLPPNAYDKQSGKKSFKKKKNSLLKLFQNKSSKEEPPKLKISVPFGFNHISHADSKAGFEMPTADSPPPSNSHLQDIPENTKFPTNSTINSPTQMTKAFVTDAIPYAKHHLVSRGSSTKRSSVGSSTYSNQRVTSTSTMATSLLNDSHMRSISKLTTLEKTHLKHKYSQSDASEVDVDFLKNYQFPTLLEEQSILQVSTPETGDKKIDKFQWETPVNSADLLETMLLDDLKSVPKKSITPKHSLKRNSDPILTPILRPSEYLDSPRTRRSVDDVLLCYLQPSDAGSSLDESSSEFSYARNSNIYYKSIL
- the VMA22 gene encoding Vma22p (weakly similar to uniprot|P38784 Saccharomyces cerevisiae YHR060W VMA22 Protein involved in vacuolar H - ATPase assembly or function required for the biogenesis of a functional vacuolar ATPase (V-ATPase) but not part of the final enzyme complex), which encodes MMTEDDIYQLIVKNLATYDSLLEQLQASFEEGYHQLSRANYHNKNTLRGSYGKDYWDETYTGNRYISINDKHSVSETEEPLHIANDEEIIPEKDEATNENLKKRKQREKLLAKVKKDPIYMFGGALSIPSSLKQCQLSFKASMPVLYQLLELRRTLNGLLDALGTLSNSA
- the SRB7 gene encoding Srb7p (similar to uniprot|P47822 Saccharomyces cerevisiae YDR308C SRB7 RNA polymerase II holoenzyme component); amino-acid sequence: MTDRLTQLQICLDQMMEQFCGAVNYVDKNHGFEPSNDSEEQMSDPQAHIVEEKEFEKNIDELTTDIILKTRQIMALIDSLPGVDVSAQEQLHRIDSLQKQLIKMEKEKIDAIKRKDALQEKVRTLTQDFTIGINESKTEARLV
- the PMT7 gene encoding putative dolichyl-phosphate-mannose--protein mannosyltransferase (weakly similar to uniprot|Q06644 Saccharomyces cerevisiae YDR307W Hypothetical ORF); this encodes MSTNPVRKGRFKAYIKHDYQSFIKGDSLPYEDSLVWDLALSALTVGYLSMVHSDRYGDISTSEFEIWNQITDRIKGKFFIATSVPTLIEVLAKLTDMYSLNIEFWKTANNVVLASVLVTLYGILRKSSVSVMISFLVTIMFSQISSFQDLIYTLNFDSYHLLALTLLILHWRKFQASKDFSVDWYMNITLVSMSLIFVISGKFIGLVSWIWLIIVSLKSLWIVVGDLDVKNRQLFAIMFCRLLFFVVIPLMSLWYSYSSLIGGFTTSSNSIAYMSSSFQHYSMSQHNDIPSSIIYGSSIRLRHVNSLGGYLSALEIPYPKSNDTLVTVSDDPDDEANFWIIESNKGRNTEQTGSNALVKQTDKVKLRNKKTGQLLRASEEKPPISDKEYDKRISVTGDSDYQGDQDELWKIEIQGKASFREVLRPFKQFIVLKNPARRCSLLSHEIKIPHWGDRRQEVLCVDPARVNRALFYIDFVSSPEAGVVEKYKWAPEYPFYKLAFEYVVGQFRLNKRQNIDNTSMSPPDCLSWPILFDNNNQIGKILWITSTVSVGVYTFMEAYSWLSWNIFEDTLLNTTANQLMKREVTLEAFLGWILHLYIFTYSLHRNLSVNQYMPSLLFAVIILSQFSVL